The following proteins are co-located in the Silene latifolia isolate original U9 population chromosome 1, ASM4854445v1, whole genome shotgun sequence genome:
- the LOC141604693 gene encoding ESCRT-related protein CHMP1, protein MGNTEKLMNQIMDLKFTSKSLQRQARKCEKDEKSEKLKVKKAIEKGNMDGARIYAENAIRKRTEQMNYLRLSSRLDAVVSRLDTQAKMQVIGKSMGNIVKSLESSLNTGNLQKMSETMDQFEKQFVNMEVQAEFMDSSMAGSTSLSTPETEVNSLMQQVADDYGLEVSVGLPQAAGHAVAAPAAAEKADEDDLTRRLAELKARG, encoded by the coding sequence aTGGGGAACACAGAGAAGCTTATGAATCAGATCATGGATCTAAAATTCACCTCTAAATCTCTCCAAAGACAAGCACGCAAGTGCGAAAAAGACGAGAAATCCGAAAAACTCAAGGTCAAAAAAGCCATCGAAAAAGGTAACATGGATGGCGCTAGAATCTACGCCGAAAACGCCATTCGCAAGCGTACTGAGCAGATGAACTACCTTCGTCTTTCTTCAAGGTTAGACGCCGTCGTTTCCAGGCTTGATACGCAGGCCAAAATGCAGGTTATCGGGAAATCCATGGGTAATATCGTCAAATCACTTGAGTCCTCGTTGAATACTGGAAATTTGCAGAAAATGTCGGAAACGATGGATCAGTTTGAGAAGCAGTTTGTGAATATGGAGGTTCAAGCTGAATTTATGGATAGTTCAATGGCTGGAAGTACTTCGCTTTCGACTCCAGAGACGGAAGTTAATAGCTTGATGCAGCAGGTGGCGGATGATTACGGTCTTGAGGTTTCAGTCGGGTTACCACAGGCTGCAGGACATGCTGTTGCTGCGCCTGCCGCGGCGGAGAAGGCTGATGAGGATGATCTTACTAGGAGGCTTGCTGAGCTCAAGGCTAGAGGCTGA
- the LOC141604684 gene encoding protein CROWDED NUCLEI 1, with the protein MFTPQKKIFSGWSSTPRSEKQKTPVSNSNLAPRISDGYENGDRETEDFVDLGDKVANLEKELFEYQYNMGLLLLEKKDWSSKLEDIQQALDEQKDALKREQAAHFIAISDFEKREENLRKALGVEKQCVLDMEKALREMRTEHAEIKFTADSKLAEANALASSIEEKSLEVEAKLRAADAKFAEASRKSSEIERKLQDLERREGALRRERMSFNSEKDAHEVTMSKQREDLLEWERKLQEGEERLCEGRRILNQREERANEVDKGLKLKEVELEEVQKKMEQANVDLKKKEEDITQRLHTLIIKEKEFDTVTSRIEGKEKELLVREEQLNEREKNEMQKLLEEHKSQLDAKKQEFESEINQRRRLVDEELKSKVVELEKKEIEVSHMEEKVSKREKALDKKLEKLKEKENDLEVKTKALKEKEKALKEERKSVDMDKKQILIDSEELLKLKDKVEEIKAANEEQMLKIQEEKEKLQLTEEERSEHLHLQSELKREISQCRSQREVLLKEAAELKQERMSFEQEWEALDEKKAEIERESKRLTDEREKWEKWRHLEEERLRCESLSSQKKLEADCEAFKLDKELFEAYMKQEKSLVSEREQAERSKMSDDFEQQKRDLEIELHKRFEEKEAILSKREQLFEEEKEREQNNINYLREVAERGLSDLKEEERRMAKVQEEVAESKKEMEGRRHSIQKDIDELVVLSGKLKEQREQLLSERERFIAFADRLKSCEHCGEVTRVFVLSDLQYDRSEILPLPKLAEDYIRNSSKLKNDVRSPIGVNVEAPTPAKSTSWLRKCTEKILKLSPIKRGELIAIEDTVEDTSLSDQDDNAGPSSIRYDFAEEIQELSSFDVQREQVNDDEVRGLVDDENNKDPEVSHNSDLKSQQPSGKRERARFSRTRSVMATMKDAKDILGNSLELGDNERPNGNDVDQELSENVRKGRKRVRPHATSQTTASAQDEGESEARSDSIAAGGPRRRRRKTTAAEPVPALNRYNLRKPKTVDTVVAVNTSSDSRRVRNENGKREKPEGNSRLGPTDSAGVASDNTGSVNLMQAEVMEAMNELSTPVIHRTVETTEVSEEVNGTPVRPVEYGDEANESLGSSSGDDDDDEVEHPGEASIGKKLWNFLTT; encoded by the exons ATGTTTACACCACAAAAGAAGATATTCTCTGGGTGGTCTTCAACTCCAAGGAGTGAAAAGCAGAAGACTCCTGTGTCAAATTCCAATCTTGCCCCTAGAATTTCTGATGGGTATGAGAATGGAGATAGAGAAACTGAGGATTTTGTTGATTTGGGTGATAAAGTTGCTAACCTTGAGAAAGAG CTTTTCGAATATCAATACAATATGGGGCTTCTCTTGTTGGAGAAGAAGGATTGGAGCTCAAAGCTTGAAGACATCCAGCAAGCGCTCGACGAGCAGAAGGATGCCCTTAAGCGAGAGCAGGCAGCTCATTTCATTGCAATATCTGATTTTGAAAAGAGAGAGGAGAATTTAAGGAAGGCATTGGGGGTGGAAAAGCAGTGTGTCCTTGAT ATGGAGAAGGCCTTGCGCGAGATGCGGACAGAGCATGCAGAGATAAAATTCACCGCTGATTCAAAGTTGGCTGAAGCCAATGCGTTGGCTTCAAGTATTGAGGAGAAGTCATTAGAAGTCGAAGCAAAGCTACGTGCAGCTGATGCTAAGTTTGCTGAGGCTAGCAGAAAGAGTTCAGAAATAGAGAGAAAACTGCAAGATCTTGAACGGCGAGAGGGTGCACTTCGAAGGGAACGGATGTCCTTCAATTCTGA GAAGGATGCTCATGAGGTCACTATGTCCAAACAAAGAGAGGACTTGTTGGAATGGGAAAGGAAGTTACAGGAAGGTGAAGAGAGATTGTGTGAGGGTCGCAGAATTCTGAACCAAAGAGAGGAGAGAGCCAATGAAGTTGACAAGGGCTTGAAACTGAAAGAGGTTGAATTGGAGGAGGTGCAGAAAAAGATGGAGCAAGCTAATGTTGATCTGAAGAAGAAAGAGGAGGATATCACCCAGAGACTGCACACCTTGATTATTAAAGAGAAG GAATTTGATACCGTGACAAGTAGAATTGAAGGAAAAGAGAAAGAACTACTTGTCCGCGAAGAACAGCTTAACGAAAGGGAAAAG AACGAGATGCAGAAGCTTCTTGAGGAGCACAAGTCTCAATTAGATGCTAAAAAGCAGGAGTTTGAGTCTGAGATAAATCAAAGGAGAAGATTGGTTGATGAAGAACTAAAAAGCAAAGTTGTGGAATTGGAGAAAAAGGAAATTGAAGTTAGTCACATGGAAGAGAAAGTTAGTAAGCGTGAAAAAGCATTGGACAAGAAGTTAGAAAAGCTCAAGGAAAAAGAAAATGACCTCGAAGTAAAGACAAAAGCTTTGAAGGAAAAAGAGAAAGCCTTGAAGGAAGAGCGGAAATCCGTGGATATGGACAAGAAACAGATACTGATAGATAGCGAGGAATTGCTGAAGCTCAAAGACAAAGTTGAGGAGATAAAAGCAGCCAATGAGGAACAAATGCTGAAAATACAAGAAGAGAAGGAAAAGCTTCAGCTGACTGAAGAAGAGAGATCAGAACATTTACATCTTCAATCTGAACTTAAAAGGGAGATAAGTCAGTGCAGGTCCCAGAGAGAAGTGCTCTTGAAGGAAGCTGCTGAGTTAAAGCAGGAAAGGATGTCATTTGAGCAAGAGTGGGAAGCTCTTGATGAGAAAAAGGCAGAAATCGAACGGGAATCGAAGAGACTAACCGATGAAAGAGAGAAATGGGAGAAATGGAGGCATTTGGAAGAGGAAAGATTGAGGTGTGAGAGCCTTTCTTCTCAGAAGAAATTAGAGGCTGACTGCGAAGCTTTTAAGTTGGACAAAGAGTTATTTGAAGCCTACATGAAGCAGGAGAAGTCACTGGTGTCAGAGAGAGAACAAGCCGAACGAAGTAAAATGAGCGATGATTTTGAACAACAGAAAAGAGATCTTGAGATTGAATTGCACAAGCGGTTTGAGGAGAAGGAAGCAATCCTTTCTAAAAGAGAACAATTGTTCGAAGAAGAGAAAGAAAGGGAGCAAAATAACATAAATTACTTGAGAGAAGTTGCTGAAAGGGGATTGTCGGATTTGAAAGAGGAGGAACGGAGGATGGCGAAGGTGCAAGAGGAAGTCGCAGAGAGTAAGAAGGAGATGGAAGGGCGTAGACATAGTATCCAGAAGGATATTGACGAACTTGTCGTCCTTAGTGGCAAATTAAAGGAGCAGCGAGAACAGCTTTTAAGTGAGAGGGAACGGTTTATTGCCTTTGCAGATAGATTGAAGAGTTGCGAGCATTGTGGGGAAGTGACCCGTGTATTTGTGCTCTCTGATCTTCAGTATGATAGGAGCGAGATCCTTCCACTACCAAAGCTGGCTGAAGATTACATCAGAAATAGCTCTAAATTGAAGAATGATGTAAGATCTCCTATTGGTGTGAATGTAGAGGCTCCAACTCCAGCCAAATCTACCTCTTGGCTTAGAAAATGCACGGAGAAAATACTGAAATTATCCCCGATCAAAAGAGGAGAGTTGATTGCTATTGAGGATACTGTTGAAGACACCTCTCTATCGGACCAGGATGATAATGCTGGGCCATCTTCCATTAGGTATGATTTTGCTGAAGAAATTCAAGAATTATCTTCATTTGATGTCCAAAGAGAACAAGTCAATGACGATGAAGTCCGTGGATTGGTCGACGATGAGAATAACAAAGATCCGGAAGTCTCCCACAATTCTGATTTGAAAAGTCAGCAGCCATCTGGAAAAAGAGAGAGGGCCAGATTTAGCCGGACACGTTCAGTTATGGCCACCATGAAAGATGCCAAGGACATACTTGGAAATTCACTTGAACTTGGTGATAATGAGCGTCCAAATGGCAACGATGTAGACCAGGAGCTATCTGAAAATGTAAGGAAGGGCCGGAAACGTGTTCGTCCTCATGCCACTTCACAAACTACTGCAAGTGCGCAGGATGAAGGAGAGAGTGAAGCTCGTTCTGATAGTATTGCTGCTGGTGGGCCCAGAAGAAGGCGGCGTAAAACTACAGCCGCTGAGCCAGTGCCTGCCCTAAACCGATATAATCTCAGAAAACCAAAGAC TGTGGACACAGTTGTAGCTGTCAACACGTCTTCTGATTCTAGaagagttagaaatgaaaatggaaagaggGAGAAGCCGGAAGGAAATTCCAGACTGGGACCCACTGATTCAGCTGGAGTCGCCAGTGATAATACcggaagtgtaaatttgatgcaG GCCGAGGTTATGGAGGCGATGAATGAACTCAGCACTCCTGTAATTCACAGGACGGTTGAGACTACCGAGGTAAGTGAAGAAGTGAATGGAACTCCCGTCAGACCTGTCGAATATGGTGATGAAGCGAATGAATCATTGGGTAGTTctagtggtgatgatgatgatgatgaggttgAGCATCCAGGCGAAGCCTCCATTGGTAAAAAGCTATGGAATTTCCTAACCACATAA